From a single Osmerus eperlanus chromosome 8, fOsmEpe2.1, whole genome shotgun sequence genomic region:
- the tmem251 gene encoding lysosomal enzyme trafficking factor, translating into MMNFRQRMGWIGVGLYLLASVAAVYYVFEINQTYNRFTLEHVERVAQEKEQNQAGDTASSPLPSLFTWAQSLKTHLLLLPFWVWATIFLIPYLQVFLFLYSCTRADPKTVGYCILPICLAVLCNRHHTFAKASNQISRLQLIDT; encoded by the coding sequence ATGATGAACTTCCGCCAGCGGATGGGGTGGATTGGCGTGGGGCTGTACCTGCTGGCTAGTGTGGCAGCCGTCTACTATGTATTTGAAATAAACCAGACCTATAACCGCTTCACCCTCGAGCATGTGGAGAGGGTAGcccaggagaaggagcagaacCAGGCAGGGgacactgcctcctctcctctcccctccttgttCACCTGGGCCCAGAGTCTCAAGACCCATCTCTTGCTCTTGCCATTCTGGGTATGGGCAACCATATTCCTCATCCCCTACCTCCAGGTTTTCCTCTTCCTTTACTCATGTACCCGTGCTGACCCCAAGACAGTGGGCTACTGCATTCTGCCTATATGCCTGGCAGTCCTTTGCAACCGCCACCACACTTTTGCCAAGGCATCAAATCAGATCAGCCGGCTGCAGCTGATTGACACTTGA
- the itpk1a gene encoding inositol-tetrakisphosphate 1-kinase, translating to MQTFLKGRRVGYWLNEKKLKRLNFVIFVEMCRIQGIEMIQLDLSQPLEEQGPFDVIIHKLTDLILEADQNDTQALLLMQSVQDYIDAHPETVVLDPLPAIRTLLDRCKSYQLIHRLEDSMGDDRLRSPPFMVLTSECGADTLQLLQKHDITFPFICKPRVAHGTNSHEMAIIFSEEDLKDIKPPCVIQNFINHNAVLYKVFVVGEAYTVVERPSIRNFPSGPAERTAIFFNSHNVSKPECASDLTSRDNAEGVSRQPKDHVIREISRCLRQTLGVSLFGIDIIISNQTGQHSVIDINAFPGYEGVPEFFHDLLSHLTSVLKAQASEKNNPCGKPCALLEKEAGSRFAEGEGVRRGAHQGLGCNSEVPANFPQHCVSAIATKTSSH from the exons ATGCAGACTTTCCTTAAAGGAAGAAGAGTGGGCTATTGGCTCAATGAGAAAAAGCTTAAGAGACTCAACTTTGTGATATTCGTCGAAATGTGCAG GATACAAGGCATTGAAATGATCCAG CTGGATCTTAGTCAgcccctggaggagcagggtccTTTTGACGTCATCATCCACAAGCTGACAGACCTCATCCTGGAGGCAGACCAGAACGATACACAGGCCCTGCTGCTCATGCAGAGTGTCCAG GACTATATTGATGCTCATCCTGAGACAGTGGTTCTGGACCCCCTGCCAGCCATCAGGACCCTGCTGGATCGCTGCAAGTCATACCAGCTGATCCACAGGCTTGAGGACAGCATGGGAG ATGACAGGCtccgctctcctcccttcatggTCCTCACCAGCGAGTGTGGGGCTGACACCCTGCAGCTCCTGCAGAAACACGACATCACCTTCCCCTTCA TTTGCAAACCGCGGGTGGCGCACGGCACAAATTCCCATGAG ATGGCCATCATCTTCAGCGAGGAGGACCTGAAGGACATCAAGCCTCCTTGTGTGATCCAGAACTTCATTAACCACAATGCCGTGCTGTACAAGGTCTTTGTGGTGGGAGAGGCGTACACTGTGGTGGAGAGGCCCTCTATCCGGAACTTTCCCTCCGGACCAGCAG AGAGAACGGCAATCTTCTTCAACAGTCACAACGTGTCAAAGCCAGAATGTGCCTCTGACCTTACCTCT AGGGACAACGCAGAGGGTGTGTCCAGACAGCCCAAAGATCATGTCATCAGGGAGATCTCCAGGTGTCTGCGACAGACCCTAGGTGTGTCGCTGTTTGGTATCGACATCATCATTAGCAACCAGACAGGCCAGCACAGTGTCATTGACATCAACGCTTTTCCAG GTTACGAGGGCGTCCCCGAGTTCTTCCACGACCTGCTCAGTCACCTGACCAGCGTGCTGAAGGCGCAGGCGTCGGAGAAAAACAACccctgcgggaaaccctgcgcGCTTCTGGAAAAAGAGGCCGGCTCCCGCTTCGCCGAAGGCGAGGGCGTCAGGAGGGGCGCCCATCAGGGACTGGGATGTAACTCGGAAGTGCCGGCAAACTTCCCGCAGCACTGCGTGTCAGCCATAGCAACCAAGACCTCCTCGCACTGA